From a region of the Rhodobium gokarnense genome:
- a CDS encoding RNA-binding protein — translation MPPRNEPKERRCIVTRRTRNTEDLLRFALAPDGSVVPDLKARLPGRGVWITADRANVAEAEKKRLFGRAFKAEAHVEPGLAERVERLIETAALSSLSMARKAGSVVTGFAKVEAAIGKEALTALVIAADAADDGARKMMAALRRRFGDAGTPPVIRVFGSDQLGLALGRANVIHAALLEARASEAVVRRVRDLTRYRDGADRTDDEIGSRQAAPQD, via the coding sequence ATGCCGCCAAGGAACGAACCGAAGGAGCGCCGCTGCATCGTGACACGCCGGACCCGGAACACCGAGGACCTGCTGCGCTTTGCGTTGGCGCCGGACGGCTCCGTCGTCCCGGATCTTAAGGCACGGCTGCCGGGCCGGGGCGTCTGGATTACCGCCGACAGGGCAAACGTTGCCGAGGCGGAAAAGAAGCGGCTGTTCGGCCGCGCCTTCAAGGCTGAGGCTCACGTTGAGCCGGGCCTTGCCGAGCGCGTCGAACGGCTGATCGAGACGGCGGCCCTGTCGAGCCTGTCCATGGCCCGCAAGGCCGGCAGCGTCGTCACCGGTTTCGCCAAGGTCGAGGCGGCGATCGGCAAGGAAGCCCTTACCGCCCTCGTCATTGCGGCCGATGCCGCGGACGACGGCGCACGCAAGATGATGGCGGCCCTGCGCCGCCGTTTCGGGGATGCCGGCACACCGCCGGTTATCCGCGTTTTCGGCTCTGACCAATTGGGTTTGGCATTGGGCCGGGCAAATGTGATACATGCAGCACTGCTCGAGGCTCGGGCGAGCGAGGCAGTGGTCCGGCGCGTCCGGGACCTGACGCGCTACCGCGACGGTGCTGATCGAACGGATGACGAGATTGGAAGCCGGCAAGCGGCTCCGCAGGACTGA